In a genomic window of Paramecium tetraurelia macronuclear, complete genome:
- a CDS encoding WD-40 protein, producing the protein MSEYHDEFQEDQQKLNALNLSWTLGFNYKMVNGVHNLTNDSRKEIFYATAHTGVIFDYGNNQQRLLQGHCNKISCTAYCKELDIIVTADAGPDSMLVIWDAKTGVPRRTIFEPHANGVQAVDISENGQYLVTLSKEEPDKIQSISFWDWQSQDPRLRTTVLDDKLKDYQYYVTINNNAEQKQNQQQIFEFATTGKKRVVFWSWEYGAAGFEYYSPEVQKNKVLTQTVFIPKNKNVVTGTLDGYIIVWDVSLIIEEYGQPDERRVIKIVNLMNVANKSETQQKKGNAQILLLRVQGRYLVVGASNGSIRFYDFKFRIRAWFEDVVIGQNGLNIQCIGSITNLSFANESVFQEDFETESDEEKDKDEQSQKKSKPFLCQDFIVVDDKANVILLKSSQFQEIEKEKKKGTVIMSSIVSPIISISVRPNVPVVAFSCEDNKIYEWNFYEKHNKLKEIKEKGSELQIQSTFIEYSPDGYYLAVCSKNGIVHMYDCREEKWLKNLLVSETDKTKPKITYLTFSIDSKYFATIDESYAVSVFNFDFDPNSQLKQQKEWIFAGKYRVHHGPIKSVAFGETLDEKNQVQLKVFTIGEDMKLAVYDVLDPTQDPYNRVKLRSVVSIEQECLPSACIWYPINLQREDVLLTTNSEFKLKLWTVLKDLRIICKKTCLGPTFGGHIKRLLLLNPSDMKNEYQDKYLAYSTGEKVVGIIKLPLDGNPNKTMGLIAHPEKIVDLSSTQDGKLFFTSGGDDFAINIWSVDFAALEDNFQTQETEYEIFSNLLDGGPEGQTLRDLKDFFYYSQIRSKDEHTTKARKLDGLVPLTAIADMMRSMGYFPTNQEIENMINEIKFSKYLETGEQISELEINTFLKLYVNHKPVNGVTKGQIYDALKTLSKDTGVMPWDQFTELLKTKGEKLDEQEIEYYLESLLPNKNYPQQLHLNNLCDELLGFEDMDGTQEQQEQQEEVQDAGSEDEQQ; encoded by the exons atgtctGAATATCATGATGAATTTCAAgaagatcaataaaaattgaatgcCTTGAACCTGTCTTGGACATTGGggtttaattacaaaatggTAAATGGAGTTCACAACCTCACTAATGATTCTCGTAAG gAAATATTCTATGCAACAGCACACACAGGAGTCATATTTGATTATGGGAATAactaataaagattattataagGACAT TGTAACAAAATTTCATGCACAGCATATTGCAAAGAATTGGACATAATTGTAACTGCTGATGCAGGGCCTGACAGTATGTTGGTCATATGGGATGCAAAGACAGGAGTACCAAGAAGAACGATATTTGAGCCACATGCTAATGGTGTTTAAGCAGTGGATATTAGTGAGAATGGCCAATATTTGGTAACATTGTCAAAGGAAGAACCCGATAAAATACAATCTATATCGTTTTGGGACTGGTAATCTCAAGATCCTCGTCTCAGAACAACAGTCttagatgataaattaaaagattatcaATACTATGTtacaatcaataataatgctGAGCAAAAGCAAAATTAGCAAtagatatttgaatttgctACCACAGGCAAAAAGAGAGTTGTCTTTTGGAGTTGGGAATATGGAGCAGCAGGATTCGAGTATTACAGTCCTGAAGTCTAAAAGAATAAGGTGTTGACCTAGACAGTCTTTATTCCTAAGAATAAGAATGTGGTAACAGGAACATTGGATGGATACATAATAGTTTGGGATGTATCTCttattattgaagaatatgGATAACCAGATGAGAGAAGAGTTATTAAGATAGTGAATCTAATGAATGTGGCTAATAAATCAGAGACATAATAGAAGAAAGGAAATGcttagattttattattaagagtCTAAGGAAGGTATTTAGTAGTTGGAGCATCTAATGGATCTATAagattttatgatttcaaattcagAATTAGAGCATGGTTTGAAGATGTTGTGATTGGATAGAATGgtctaaatatttaatgcaTAGGATCtattactaatttatcatttgcAAATGAGAGTGTGTTCTAAGAGGATTTTGAAACTGAATCAGATGAAGAGAAGGACAAGGATGAGTAATCCTAGAAGAAGTCAAAACCATTTCTATGTTAAGATTTTATAGTTGTAGATGATAAGGCTAAtgtgatattattaaaatcatcacaattttaagaaatagaaaaagaaaagaagaaagGAACAGTCATCATGTCATCTATTGTGTCACCTATTATCTCCATATCTGTAAGACCTAATGTTCCTGTTGTTGCATTTAGTTGTGAAGataacaaaatttatgaatggAATTTCTATGAAAAACACAATAAACtgaaagaaattaaagagaagGGAAGTGAATTACAAATATAAAGTACATTTATAGAATACAGTCCTGATGGTTATTATTTAGCTGTCTGTTCAAAAAATGGAATAGTTCATATGTATGATTGCAGAGAAGAAAAATGGCTTAAAAATCTATTGGTTTCAGAAACTGACAAAACTAAACCAAAAATAACCTACTTAACTTTTAgtattgattcaaaatattttgctACAATTGATGAATCTTATGCAGTCagtgtttttaattttgatttcgaTCCTAACAgtcaattgaaataataaaaagaatggaTATTTGCTGGTAAATATAGAGTACATCATGGACCAATCAAATCAGTTGCCTTTGGTGAAACACTTGATGAAAAGAACTAAGTTCAATTAAAGGTGTTCACCATAGGAGAAGACATGAAGTTGGCAGTCTACGATGTTTTAGATCCAACTCAAGATCCATATAATAGAGTTAAATTAAGAAGTGTAGTCTCTATTGAATAGGAATGTTTGCCATCAGCATGTATCTGGTATCCAATAAATCTATAAAGAGAGGATGTCTTATTAACAACAAATAgtgaattcaaattgaaattatggACTGTATTAAAAGATCTTCGTATTATCTGTAAAAAGACTTGTTTAGGTCCCACATTTGGTGGACATAtcaaaagattattattacttaatcCAAGCGATATGAAAAATGAATACTAAGATAAATATTTGGCATACTCTACAGGTGAGAAGGTGGTTggtataattaaattgccTTTGGATGGTAATCCCAATAAAACTATGGGTTTGATTGCACATCCTGAGAAGATTGTTGATTTATCATCAACTTAAGATggtaaattattttttacttCTGGTGGTGATGACTttgcaattaatatttggagTGTCGATTTTGCTGCTTTAgaagataatttttaaacacAAGAAACagaatatgaaatattttcaaatttattagatgGAGGACCTGAAGGATAGACTTTAAGAGATTTGAAAGACTTCTTTTATTATAGTCAGATTAGATCAAAGGATGAACATACTACTAAGGCTAGAAAATTAGATGGTCTAGTACCATTGACTGCTATTGCTGATATGATGAGATCTATGGGATACTTCCCaacaaattaagaaatcgaaaatatgataaatgaGATCAAgttttcaaaatatcttgAAACAGGCGAACAAATTTCAGAATTGGAAATTAATACATTCCTTAAATTGTATGTTAATCATAAACCTGTTAATGGTGTCACTAAAGGTCAAATATATGATGCATTAAAGACACTGTCTAAAGACACAGGAGTGATGCCATGGGATTAATTTACTGAGTTATTGAAAACAAAGGGtgaaaaattagatgaacaagaaattgaat attatttgGAATCATTGTTGCCAAACAAAAATTATCCATAACAATTGCATTTGAATAATCTTTGTGATGAATTGTTAGGTTTTGAAGATATGGATGGTACTTAAGAATAGTAAGAGTAATAAGAAGAAGTTTAAGATGCCGGTTCTGAAGATGAATAGTAgtga
- a CDS encoding ferrochelatase, which yields MKSIYQFTKFRSSTYNQSLPYLEQTKFDPKNQTAILMLNLGGPNSYQEISPFLVRFFEDTTVIRIPFGLGPYIARLRGPAKINKQYEKIGGFSPLFKWTMVQGILMSKPQGSGFLPAFRYGLPLQEDAIEYAFEKTEGRIQKFLLFSQYPQYSCSTGGNAIRNAIELLQKYKTIQPKLEVSVIDSWHKNKFYISAMATLLNNKIKAQNLDPKDTLILFTAHSLPADFVWDGEKYPYYIYESCQLVIDNLKNMGVSITFDLSYQSKVGLNKWLRPATHHALSQYIRNSKFKNILISPMGFTSDHLETLYELDIQLMEDLKKDIESSKKNVIRGDSLNDHPQFIAALSDLVTQGLGNKKCSSKRERCVDCKFEQCDIVNKHEL from the exons atgaaatccATTTACCAATTCACCAAATTCAGATCCTCCACATATAATCAGTCTCTGCCGTACCTTGAACAAACCAAATTCGATCCCAAAAATCAAACCGCCATTCTTATGCTGAATCTAGGAGG GCCCAATTCATATTAAGAAATCAGTCCATTCTTGGTCAGATTCTTTGAAGACACCACTGTCATTAGAATACCTTTCGGTTTGGGTCCATACATAGCTAGATTGAGAGGTCCTGCCAAAATCAATAAGCAATACGAGAAAATAGGAGGCTTCTCTCCTCTCTTCAAATGGACAATGGTCCAAGGAATTTTGATGAGCAAGCCATAGGGAAGTGGATTTCTACCAGCATTTCGATATGGCTTACCCCTTCAGGAAGATGCTATTGAGTATGCCTTTGAGAAAACTGAAggaagaatataaaaattcttaCTCTTTTCTCAATATCCTCAATATTCTTGTTCAACTGGAGGGAATGCAATAAGAAATGCCATTGAATTACTACAAAAATATAAGACAATTCAACCGAAATTGGAAGTGTCAGTAATTGATTCTTGGCATAAAAACAAATTCTACATTTCTGCCATGGCTACTCTGttgaacaataaaattaaggcTCAGAATTTGGATCCCAAAGATACACTCATTCTATTCACAGCTCATTCTCTACCAGCTGATTTTGTATGGGATGGTGAGAAATATCCATATTACATCTACGAGTCTTGCTAATTGGTCATTGACAATCTTAAGAATATGGGAGTCTCTATTACTTTTGATTTATCCTACTAATCCAAAGTAGGCTTGAACAAATGGCTCAGACCTGCCACTCATCATGCTCTCAGTCAATACATCCGGAACAGCAAATTCAAAAACATTCTGATTTCTCCTATGGGATTCACTAGTGATCATCTTGAAACACTCTATGAATTAGATATCTAACTCATGGAAGACTTAAAGAAGGATATTGAATCTAGTAAGAAAAATGTGATTAGGGGTGATTCATTAAATGACCACCCATAATTCATCGCAGCATTGAGTGACCTAGTTACTTAAGGGTTGGGTAACAAAAAGTGCAGCAGCAAGAGAGAAAGATGTGTAGACTGTAAATTCGAGTAGTGTGACATAGTTAATAAGCATGAgttatga
- a CDS encoding Myb-related protein has product MSDGVGFFFDFYQDFQSCELELNQNQILDQNFEYQFCYDHSKEMIEFQLQNLQIENQQQEEQLSFSKNLYELQSCDSSSEEENSKQQYQNFEQLNQSRSRSREIEKKEGKLKKWTQLESDLLTNYYNQFNGNWDRIAEQMKGRTIIQCKQYWHRKHKDEDQKKSKWTFEEDQIIKDNINQYENNWAAIAKILKSKTGKQIRERYINKLRADIVDSKKQPWTPQEDLKLIQLFHQFGSKWSSIARQFYGRSDLQVRNRTRKLLKDDIPQYPKSVEDQKLKIQVQLENDFDAFNDIGSTCGKPQNKIKFSFDQSNSSTFSFNQTKLD; this is encoded by the exons atgagcGATGGAGTTGGTttcttctttgatttctattaAGACTTTCAGTCCTGCGAACTTGAATTGAACTAAAACCAGATATTAgatcaaaattttgaatattagtTTTGTTATGATCATTCAAAGGAAATGAT tgAATTTTAACTTTAGAACCTCtagattgaaaattaataacaggAAGAACAATTATCATTTTCCaagaatttatatgaattataaagttGTGATTCCTCAAGCGAGGAGGAGAAtagcaaataataatatcaaaattttgagtaattaaattaatcaagaaGCAGAAGTAGAGAGATAGAAAAAAAA GAAGGGAAATTAAAGAAGTGGACATAATTAGAAAGTGATTTATTGacgaattattataatcaatttaatggAAATTGGGATAGAATTGCTGAATAAATGAAAGGGAGAACTATCATTTAATGTAAGCAATATTGGCATAGAAAACATAAAGATGAGGATTAGAAAAAAAGTAAATGGACATTTGAAGaggattaaataattaaagataacATCAATTAGTATGAAAATAATTGGGCAGCCATTGCAAAAA TATTAAAAAGTAAGAcaggaaaataaataagagagaggtatatcaataaattgagaGCAGACATCGTAGATTCTAAGAAATAGCCATGGACACCATAGGAAGATTTAAAACTAATACagttatttcattaatttggATCAAAATGGTCTAGTATAGCAAGATAGTTTTATGGAAGATCA gATTTGCAAGTTCGAAATAGGACAAGGAAATTGCTAAAAGATGATATACCTTAATACCCAAAGTCAGTAGAagattagaaattgaaaatataagtttaattagaaaatgattttgatGCATTCAACGATATAGGTTCCACTTGTGGAAAGcctcaaaataaaataaaatttagttttgaTTAGTCCAATTCTTCAACATTCTCAttcaattaaactaaattagattga
- a CDS encoding 40s ribosomal protein S15 encodes MAEQTQDKQFKGVKKFTYRGLQLEELVKLPMDKLVEQFRARQRRRISNQGEKVHAFQNLMKKIRKSKKETLPGEKPKPVKTHQRNTIVVPEMVGSIVGVYNGRQFSNVEIKFDMIGRYLGEFSLTYKPTRHGKPGVGATKGSQHTD; translated from the exons atggCTGAATAAACCCAAGACAAACAATTCAAGGGAGTTAAGAAGTTTACTTATAGAGGTCTCTAACTTGAGGAGCTCGTAAAACTTCCTATGGATAAATTGGTGGAATAATTCAGAGCCAGATAGAGAAGAAGAATCTCAAATCAAGGAGAAAAGGTGCATGCATTCTAAAACTTGATGAAGAAG atcaGAAAGTCCAAGAAAGAAACATTACCAGGAGAGAAGCCAAAACCCGTGAAGACTCATTAAAGAAACACAATTGTTGTACCTGAGATGGTTGGTTCAATTGTTGGAGTCTACAATGGAAGATAATTCAGTAACGTTGAAATCAAGTTTGATATGATTGGCAG ATATTTGGGTGAATTCTCATTAACATATAAGCCAACCAGACATGGTAAGCCAGGTGTCGGTGCAACTAAGGGATCATAACACACAGATTGA
- a CDS encoding Protein kinase has product MIFSKGQVENQEFWNKTDIPTFDQEDFQNIQVLMGNFTKVGKTFKQRCVRTYFLVKQFLLYSDVGKGNRIKGFVQLDTVYCQFHQFEQGLEISLINNGYQIHLYTHELQQYNIWVEALSNCCILSDFDKTYKLGAQIGQGSFSTVNIYNQIKVHQCQNKEGEIFAVKIIKKQTIKQINKNKNYEEQLLNEIQALRMFNHPNILKLFRVYENQSNIYLLTEYINGPELVSQQSSKKIYSQEDLRIMIFKILSAIEQIHQQKVMHRDIKPQNILLSGNDIQKPVIIDFGLAAFTCQKQIPFPQCGSPGYSAPEVLKYEESKKTYNQQCDIFSIGITLFVILYGYNPFKQNDLKSTIKKNTEAYFEIPASKYPKTQNLICQMTKKYPKDRITISEALNHSFFKTPFFCQISLPKQIVSKQYHDINAKGETHVHMHASMEMDQGIHYVSQANTQTTPQNFGNKNRTISILSVPISRKSQECLKQQEISSFSKASNEKEQNQVDKYGIRLPSKTLPQQKNQQYEFEDEYQLNNYEHDNNFVDQEHLHKLNFSINSKLFQTSKLNIHKNDNCL; this is encoded by the exons atgatatttagtAAGGGTCAAGTGgagaattaagaattttggAACAAAACTGACATTCCTACATTTGATTAAGaggatttttaaaatatttaagtgCTAATGGGTAACTTTACGAAAGTTGGAAAgacttttaaataaagatgcGTCAGAACTTACTTTTTGGTCAAGCAATTTCTACTCTATTCTGATGTAGGTAAAGGTAATCGGATTAAGGGATTCGTGCAGCTAGACACAGTGTATTGTTAATTTCATCAGTTTGAATAAGGGTTggaaatatcattaataaataatggtTATTAAATACATCTATATACACACGAACTATAGCAATATAATATATGGGTGGAAGCATTATCTAACTGTTGTATCCTAAgtgattttgataaaacaTATAAACTAGGAGCTTAGATAGGTTAGGGAAGCTTCTCAACAGTAaacatatataattaaattaaggttCATTAATGCTAAAATAAAGAAGGGGAGATTTTTGCTGtaaaaatcatcaaaaaacaaacaattaaataaattaacaaaaataagaattacgaagaatagttattaaatgaaatataagcTTTGCGCATGTTTAATCATccaaatatcttaaaattatttagggtctatgaaaattaatcaaatatatatttgttaaCTGAATATATAAATGGTCCTGAATTAGTATCATAGCAATCATCCAAGAAAATTTACTCATAAGAGGATCTaagaataatgatttttaaaatactcAGTGCGATAGAGtagattcattaataaaaagttatGCATAGAGATATTAAACCATAGAACATTTTACTTAGTGGGAATGACATATAGAAACctgttattattgattttggattagCAGCTTTTACTTGCTAAAAACAAATACCATTTCCCTAATGTGGAAGTCCAGG atattctGCTCCTgaagtattaaaatatgaagaatctaagaaaacttataattaacaatgtgatatttttagtattggaataacattatttgttatattaTATGGATATAatccatttaaataaaatgatttaaaatcaacTATCAAGAAAAACACAGAGGCTTATTTTGAAATACCTGCATCCAAATATCCAAAAACAT AGAATTTGATTTGTTAAATGACAAAGAAATATCCAAAGGACAGAATAACGATAAGTGAAGCTTtaaatcattcattttttaaaacgccctttttttgttaaatatcATTACCCAAATAAATTGTATCAAAACAATATCACGATATTAATGCAAAAGGTGAAACACATGTGCATATGCATGCCAGTATGGAAATGGATTAAGGAATTCATTATGTTAGTTAAGCAAATACATAAACTACTCCTTAAAATTTTGGTAATAAAAACAgaacaatttcaattttgagTGTTCCTATCAGTCGAAAAAGTTAAGAATGtttaaaacaataagaaatcaGTTCTTTTTCTAAAGCATCAAACGAAAAAGAACAGAACTAGGTTGATAAATATGGTATTCGTCTTCCATCTAAAACTTTGCCTTAACAAAAAAATCAGTAATATGAATTTGAAGACGAATACCAACTTAACAACTATGAACATGATAATAATTTCGTTGATCAAGAGCATTTACATAAACTCAACTTCTcgattaattcaaaattattctaaacatCTAAACTTAATATccataaaaatgataattgtttatga